Proteins encoded by one window of Microcebus murinus isolate Inina chromosome 2, M.murinus_Inina_mat1.0, whole genome shotgun sequence:
- the AIRIM gene encoding AFG2-interacting ribosome maturation factor isoform X1: MTQDLPLLAVQEALRKCFPVVEEQQGLWQSTLRDCQPLLVSLSNLAEQLQAAQNLRFEDVPSLRAFPDLQERLRRKQLEAGDTVLDKLAERLVTLLKVSDTVSSHVERVFEIYEQHADTVGIDAVLQRSVVSPSVADMLEWLQDIERHYRNSYPLCTFQIVSTAVPRSLSNFSFHKIGKLYSLGQFSLVSELGFLLHSFVQPFLT; encoded by the exons ATGACTCAAGACCTGCCTTTGCTTGCGGTGCAGGAGGCCCTGAGGAAGTGCTTTCCCGTGGTGGAGGAGCAGCAGGGCCTGTGGCAGAGCACTCTGCGGGACTGCCAGCCCCTCCTGGTCTCCCTCAGCAACCTGGCAGAACAGCTGCAGGCCGCGCAGAACCTGCGGTTTGAGGATGTGCCGTCACTTCGGGCCTTCCCAGACTTACAGGAGCGGCTCAGGCGCAAGCAGCTGGAGGCTGGCGACACTGTCCTGGACAAGCTAGCGGAGAGGCT GGTCACCCTCCTCAAGGTGAGTGACACGGTCAGCAGCCACGTGGAGCGAGTATTTGAGATCTATGAGCAGCATGCAGACACAGTTGGCATTGATGCTGTCCTGCAGCGTTCAGTTGTGAGCCCCTCTGTGGCTGACATGTTGGAATGGTTGCAAGATATCGAGAGACATTATCGAAATTCATATCCTTTGTGCACATTTCAGATAGTGTCCACAGCTGTTCCAAGAAGTCTTTCTAATTTCAGTTTTCACAAGATTGGAAAACTGTATAGTTTGGGTCAGTTCTCTTTGGTTTCTGAACTTGGATTCCTCCTGCATTCCTTTGTGCAACCATTCCTCACATAA
- the CDCA8 gene encoding borealin codes for MAPRKDSSRAAKTNSLRSRKLASFLKDFDREVEIRIKQIESDRQNLLKEVDNLYNIEILRLPKALREMNWLDYFALGGNKQALEEAATADLDITEINKLTAEAIQTPLKSAKTRKVIQVNEMIVEEEEEENKHKNPQTARVKRCPPSKKRTQSVQGKGKRKRSSRGNTVTPAVGRLEMSMIKPTPGLTPRFDSRVFKTPGLRTPAAGERIYNISGNGSPLADSKEIFLTVPVGGGESMRLLASDLQRFNIAQLDPEALGNIKKLSSRLAQICSSIRSHK; via the exons ATGGCTCCTAGGAAGGACAGCAGTCGGGCGGCCAAGACCAACTCCTTACGGAGCCGGAAGCTCGCCTCCTTTCTTAAGGACTTTGACCGAGAAG TGGAAATACGAATCAAGCAAATTGAGTCAGACAGGCAGAACCTCCTCAAGGAGGTGGATAACCTCTACAACATCGAGATCCTGCGGCTCCCCAAGGCGCTGCGCGAGATGAACTGGCTCGACTACTTCG cccTTGGAGGAAACAAACAGGCCCTGGAAGAGGCAGCAACA GCTGACCTGGATATCACCGAAATAAACAAGCTAACAGCAGAAGCTATTCAGACACCTCTGAAATCTGCCAAAA CACGCAAAGTAATACAAGTGAATGAAATGATagtggaagaagaagaagaagaaaataaacataagaatcCTCAAACTGCAAGG GTTAAAAGGTGTCCTCCATCCAAGAAGAGAACCCAGTCCGTACaaggaaaaggcaaaaggaaaag GTCCAGCCGTGGTAACACTGTTACCCCAGCTGTGGGCCGATTGGAGATGTCCATGATAAAACCCACTCCAGGCCTGACACCCAGGTTTGATTCGAG GGTGTTCAAGACGCCTGGCCTGCGTACTCCAGCAGCAGGAGAGCGGATTTACAATATCTCAGGGAATGGCAGCCCTCTTGCTGACAGCAAAGAGATCTTCCTCACTGTGCCGGTGGGCGGTGGAGAG AGCATGCGATTATTGGCCAGTGACTTGCAGAGGTTCAATATTGCCCAGCTGGATCCAGAGGCCTTGGGAAACATTAAGAAGCTTTCC agTCGTCTTGCCCAAATCTGTAGCAGCATACGGTCCCACAAGTGA